The sequence TCGACATGTTTCCGCAGACCGGGCACATCGAGGTCGTCGCGCTGCTGGTGCGCCGCACCGAGTGAGCAGCCAGCATCCCGAAGGGAGCCGCGGGATCACTTGCGGCGGCCGTCGGCGTTCTGTACCATATGCCTTCATCAGTTCCGCGTCGAAGTGGCCGGCCATCGCCGGCGGCGCGGAATGGAAGCGAGTTCCCCGGCGGTCCTCACCGGGGACAAAGCGGATTGGCCCTACGGGGCCCAGCCACTGGAGGATGAGATGGACACGACTGCGCCGGCACCCAGAGTGCCGGTGGATCTGAAAACGTTGCTCGAAGCGGGCGTCCACTTCGGGCACCGCACCCGCCGATGGAATCCGAAGATGAAACCGTTCATCTTCGGCGAGCGCAACGGCATCTACGTGATCGACCTGGGCCAGACCCTGGAACGGCTCGCCGCGGCGCGGGAGTTTTTGCGCCAGACGGTCCGATCGGGTCGCCAGGTGCTGATGGTCGGGACCAAGAAACAGGCCCAAGAGCTGGTCCGACAGGCCGCCGAATCGCTGAAGATGCCCTATGTCGTGAACCGGTGGCTGGGGGGCATGCTCACCAACAACCGGACGATCCGACAAAGCGTCGTGCGGATGCGCAAACTGGAGGAAATGGCCGCCAGCGGCGCACTGGACACGATGCCCAAAAAGGAGGCCGCGTCCGCCCGGCACGAGCTGGCCAAGCTCCAGAAAAGCCTCAGTGGTGTCGCCAACATGGAGCAGCTGCCGGGCGCCGTGCTGGTGGTGGACGTCTGCCGCGACGCGATCGCGGTCGCCGAGGCCAACCGGCTCGGCATCCCCGTCGTCGCGCTGGTGGACACCAACGCCGACCCCGATTTGGTCCAGTACCCAATTCCCGCCAACGACGACGCGATCCGGTCGATCCAGGTCATTCTAAACGACCTCGTCGCCGCCATGCGCGAAGGCCTCGAAGAGTTCGAGCGGGAGGAGGAGGAACGCCGTCGTCAGCGCGCGGCGGAGGAAGCCGAAGAGCGGGCCCGACAGGAGGCGGCCGAAAAAATGCGCCGTCAACGCGAGCGGGAGGAGCGCCGCCGTCGCGAAGAGGCGCTGGCGAAGGCGAAGGCTGCGGAGGTGGAAACGCTCCCTGCGCCGGACTCATCTGCGCCGCTCGCGCCCATGGTGGACTCCGCCCCTGAGGTGGATCTGCCCGGCCGGCTGCTGAAAGAGGTAAAGGACGATGAATGAGATCTCCGCCGCACTGGTGAAGGAACTGCGCGACGAGACGAACGTCGGGATGATGGAGTGCAAGCGCGCACTCGTGGAGGCGGGAGGCGATAAGGCCCGCGCAATTCAGATCCTCCGCGAACGCGGACTTGCGGTCGCATCGAAAAAGGCCTCGCGCGCGGCGAACAACGGCGTCATCGCGGCCTCAGTCTCCGCAGACGGCCGCATCGGCGTGATGCTCGAGGTCAACTGCGAGACCGACTTCGTCGCCCGCAATGAGGTGTTCCGCGCCTTCGTCGCCGGGCTGTTGCGCCGAGCCGAGCAGAGCGCCGGCGACCTCGCCGCGGAGGCCGCCGACGCAGTGCGCGAGACGATCCAGAAGACCGGCGAGAACATCGTGCTCCGCCGTCACCTGCGTCTGGAGGCGGGCGCCAATGGCCGATGGGCCGCCTATGTGCATCTCGGCGACAAGCTCGGCGTGCTCGCGGAGCTCGAGGTCCAGGGGGCCGCCGCCGCACCGCAGCTGGCGGACATTGCCCGCGACGTGACGCTGCACCTCGCCGCCTGCCGTCCCCCGTACCTGCGGCGCGAAGACGTGCCCGCCGCGGTGCTGGCCGCGGAAAAAGAGATCTACGCAAAACAGGTCAGCAACAAGCCGCCCGCGATCGTGGAAAAAATCGTTCAGGGCAAGATTGAAAAATACTTCTCCAGCGTGTGCCTGCTCGAACAGCCGTTTGTGAAAGACGACAAGGTGAGTGTCGGCACATGGCTCGAAGCAAAGGGGCGAGAGCTCGGCGCAAAGATCAGTGTGCGCCGTTATGTGATCTGGGCGCTCGGCGAGTGACCTCCATCGCGGGGGTCCGCGACATTCCATGAAGCCGGCCGGAACCGAGGGGCGAGTGCGGGTGCTGATACCCATTGCGGACGGCACCGAGGAAATTGAGGCGGTCACCGCCGCGGATTTGCTCCGGCGCGCCGGCGCCGAAGTCTGCCTCGCGAGTGTTGACGGCGAAACCATCACCGCGGGCCGCGGAACGCGTATTGTCGCGGACGCCCGCTGGGCCGAGGTCCGTACCGACGAGTACGATGCGATCGTTGTGCCAGGCGGCGCGCGCGGCGTCGAGCGACTGGCCGCACACGCGGATCTGCTCGATGCGCTCCGCGCCGCGC is a genomic window of Kiritimatiellia bacterium containing:
- the rpsB gene encoding 30S ribosomal protein S2, whose amino-acid sequence is MDTTAPAPRVPVDLKTLLEAGVHFGHRTRRWNPKMKPFIFGERNGIYVIDLGQTLERLAAAREFLRQTVRSGRQVLMVGTKKQAQELVRQAAESLKMPYVVNRWLGGMLTNNRTIRQSVVRMRKLEEMAASGALDTMPKKEAASARHELAKLQKSLSGVANMEQLPGAVLVVDVCRDAIAVAEANRLGIPVVALVDTNADPDLVQYPIPANDDAIRSIQVILNDLVAAMREGLEEFEREEEERRRQRAAEEAEERARQEAAEKMRRQREREERRRREEALAKAKAAEVETLPAPDSSAPLAPMVDSAPEVDLPGRLLKEVKDDE
- the tsf gene encoding translation elongation factor Ts codes for the protein MNEISAALVKELRDETNVGMMECKRALVEAGGDKARAIQILRERGLAVASKKASRAANNGVIAASVSADGRIGVMLEVNCETDFVARNEVFRAFVAGLLRRAEQSAGDLAAEAADAVRETIQKTGENIVLRRHLRLEAGANGRWAAYVHLGDKLGVLAELEVQGAAAAPQLADIARDVTLHLAACRPPYLRREDVPAAVLAAEKEIYAKQVSNKPPAIVEKIVQGKIEKYFSSVCLLEQPFVKDDKVSVGTWLEAKGRELGAKISVRRYVIWALGE
- a CDS encoding DJ-1/PfpI family protein; amino-acid sequence: MKPAGTEGRVRVLIPIADGTEEIEAVTAADLLRRAGAEVCLASVDGETITAGRGTRIVADARWAEVRTDEYDAIVVPGGARGVERLAAHADLLDALRAAHERNRWIGAICAGPLVLEAAGILHGRAATCHPAAASRLRSAIRRDEPVVVDGRIVTSQGVGTAVAFGLTLIECLCGAETARRVALDIVARWP